A single window of Chitinophaga sp. XS-30 DNA harbors:
- a CDS encoding SusD/RagB family nutrient-binding outer membrane lipoprotein: protein MKKLIIKSGWLLSAIVMMASCKKFDEINTNPKTATEDQVQVEYFINNAIISAQMDPHIAERAFVLYWKTASRQHLSGGLSSGAVDDGWSTDYYRYVSTWLNHIYTGIQLADKKIASGDIKEYTGNLKQVARIWRAYLLSELADNFGPIPIQAYEGVNPDFVDVKTVYYFMLDELKDAGAKLDEAVVNTEALQKLDPAYGYNYTKWKRFAASLRMRLAMRLSEVDAAKAKDEFEAAAALPVITDMVDAFQVAEKGGWDPLTGVMSREWNAQILSTTMENIYTGLGGVKTEDQLNASYHTYIRDADWAGLRLTDHFSTMTNDPYAGFWFDGIPNTLDPRALKTFILPGDFTNPDFSKYPSYSQVTWEQTKRNLVDGSNNVVKELEAKFTWNGSNAGAWGTKGARNQWRGYAGAAPRLSHDFRTSTSKRIFFAPWETYFLMAEAAVRGWTVPMSGKAAYEAGITSSFEYWGVSSFLGAYLASTDYSKTGTSVSWDHTTEPPATYNMNFRDGYTNTAGTVAIKYPVNNLYMNGTVKNDLLTKIITQKYIAQVPWLPLESWNDFRRLGLPFMENPNVEEPLVTLPDLNASNYMTSNVKFFPQRLAYPSSLKNTNAEGYQQAVGFLGGPDAVLTPLWWAKH, encoded by the coding sequence ATGAAAAAATTAATCATAAAATCAGGCTGGCTGTTATCGGCGATCGTGATGATGGCTTCCTGTAAAAAGTTCGATGAGATCAATACCAATCCCAAGACCGCTACGGAGGACCAGGTACAGGTGGAGTATTTCATCAATAACGCGATCATCAGTGCGCAGATGGACCCGCATATTGCGGAACGTGCATTCGTGCTGTATTGGAAAACAGCATCAAGGCAGCATCTCAGCGGCGGCTTGTCCTCCGGTGCGGTAGACGATGGCTGGAGCACGGACTATTACCGTTATGTATCCACCTGGCTGAATCACATTTATACCGGCATTCAGCTGGCGGATAAAAAGATCGCCAGTGGCGACATCAAGGAGTACACCGGAAACCTGAAACAGGTGGCCCGCATCTGGCGCGCTTACCTGTTAAGCGAGTTGGCGGATAACTTCGGCCCCATCCCGATCCAGGCGTATGAAGGTGTCAATCCGGACTTCGTGGATGTAAAGACCGTGTATTATTTCATGCTGGACGAGTTGAAAGATGCAGGCGCCAAGCTGGATGAAGCTGTGGTGAATACCGAGGCGCTGCAGAAGCTGGACCCCGCCTACGGATACAACTACACGAAGTGGAAAAGGTTTGCAGCCTCGCTGAGAATGCGCCTGGCCATGCGCCTGTCTGAAGTAGACGCAGCGAAAGCAAAGGATGAGTTCGAAGCGGCAGCAGCGCTGCCGGTGATCACCGATATGGTAGATGCCTTCCAGGTGGCCGAGAAAGGCGGCTGGGATCCGCTGACCGGTGTGATGAGCCGCGAATGGAATGCCCAGATACTTTCTACAACAATGGAGAATATCTATACCGGTCTTGGTGGCGTAAAAACCGAAGATCAGCTGAATGCTTCTTACCATACATATATCCGCGATGCGGATTGGGCAGGGTTGAGGCTGACAGATCATTTCTCTACCATGACGAATGATCCGTATGCAGGTTTCTGGTTCGATGGTATTCCAAATACCCTGGACCCCCGCGCCCTCAAAACCTTCATCCTCCCCGGCGATTTCACCAACCCGGATTTCAGCAAATATCCCAGCTACAGCCAGGTGACCTGGGAACAGACCAAGCGGAACCTGGTGGATGGCAGCAACAATGTAGTGAAAGAGCTCGAAGCCAAATTCACCTGGAACGGCTCCAATGCCGGTGCATGGGGCACCAAAGGCGCGCGCAACCAATGGCGCGGGTATGCCGGTGCGGCACCCAGGCTGTCGCATGATTTCAGGACCAGCACGTCCAAACGCATCTTCTTCGCTCCCTGGGAAACCTATTTCCTGATGGCGGAAGCCGCCGTAAGAGGATGGACGGTGCCGATGTCCGGCAAAGCAGCGTATGAAGCAGGTATTACATCCAGCTTCGAATACTGGGGCGTCAGCAGCTTCCTCGGCGCTTACCTTGCTTCCACCGACTACAGCAAAACCGGTACTTCCGTTAGCTGGGACCATACCACAGAACCTCCTGCTACTTACAACATGAACTTCCGTGACGGTTATACCAATACTGCCGGAACAGTGGCCATCAAATACCCGGTCAACAACCTGTATATGAACGGTACGGTGAAGAATGACCTGTTGACAAAGATCATCACGCAGAAGTACATTGCGCAGGTGCCCTGGTTGCCGCTGGAAAGCTGGAACGATTTCCGCAGGCTGGGTCTTCCTTTCATGGAGAATCCCAATGTGGAAGAGCCGCTGGTAACATTGCCGGACCTCAATGCGTCCAATTACATGACCAGCAATGTGAAATTCTTTCCGCAACGTCTCGCTTATCCTTCTTCATTGAAAAATACCAACGCAGAAGGTTATCAGCAGGCGGTAGGGTTCCTTGGCGGGCCTGATGCCGTGCTGACGCCGCTCTGGTGGGCAAAACACTAG
- a CDS encoding aldo/keto reductase encodes MNYNALGNSYLKISEVSFGCMSIDRDETAAIPLIRRAVDLGINYFDTADLYDKGLNESILGKALDGIRDQVVIATKVGNQWRPDGSGWDWNPGKDYILSAVEASLKRLRTDHIDLYQLHGGTIDDPIDETIEAFESLVKAGKIRYYGISSIRPNVIREYIKRSNIVSVMMQYSLLDRRPEVSCLQLLEQHNIGVLARGSVARGLLVDKPAEPYLDYTAEQVQLAREAIAAASGPERLPSQTAIQYVLKHPAVVSAVVGIRTPQQLEEAAMAVKRLDAMEYEALTRAVPVKDYTAHL; translated from the coding sequence ATGAATTACAATGCACTCGGCAATTCTTATCTGAAGATCAGTGAAGTATCGTTTGGCTGTATGTCCATAGACCGCGATGAAACCGCGGCCATACCGCTCATCCGCCGCGCGGTTGACCTGGGGATCAATTACTTCGATACGGCGGACCTCTATGATAAAGGGCTTAATGAATCCATACTGGGCAAAGCGCTCGACGGTATCCGCGACCAGGTGGTGATCGCCACCAAAGTGGGCAACCAGTGGCGGCCGGATGGCAGCGGGTGGGACTGGAACCCCGGCAAAGATTACATTCTCTCCGCCGTTGAGGCCAGCCTGAAGCGTTTGCGAACGGACCATATCGACCTGTACCAGTTGCACGGCGGCACCATCGATGACCCGATCGATGAAACCATCGAAGCATTTGAATCCCTCGTAAAGGCCGGAAAGATCCGGTATTACGGCATATCATCCATCCGCCCGAATGTTATCAGGGAATACATCAAACGTTCCAATATCGTCAGTGTAATGATGCAATACAGTTTGCTGGACCGGCGGCCGGAGGTCTCCTGCCTGCAACTGCTGGAACAGCATAACATCGGTGTACTCGCCAGGGGCAGTGTTGCCCGGGGGCTGCTGGTGGATAAACCGGCGGAGCCTTATCTCGATTATACCGCCGAACAGGTGCAGCTGGCCAGGGAAGCCATTGCCGCGGCATCAGGCCCGGAAAGGTTGCCTTCACAGACAGCCATCCAGTATGTACTGAAACATCCCGCGGTCGTTTCTGCTGTTGTGGGCATCCGTACCCCGCAGCAACTGGAAGAGGCGGCTATGGCTGTAAAAAGACTTGATGCGATGGAATATGAAGCGCTGACGCGCGCCGTGCCGGTAAAGGATTATACGGCGCATCTCTGA